In Ignavibacteriales bacterium, a single window of DNA contains:
- a CDS encoding alpha/beta fold hydrolase → MNLINSTLIHRILLPRKGTSGKAPVLIMLHGRGADENDLIGLSEYLDERLFIISVQAPFQFAYTGGFTWFDIEDIGKPDLKMFNESYKKLLKFIDDVKSGYPIDPDKIFLFGFSMGTMMAYAVSLTHPEMIRGVIANSGIIPEGLDLDYKWEKVKERPYFVSHGVHDSIIPVAFAKRAKVLLEKSEAQVTYREYEMDHQIDEESLADIMKWLERYI, encoded by the coding sequence ATGAATCTTATCAACTCAACTCTCATTCACAGAATACTTCTACCGCGAAAAGGGACATCCGGAAAAGCGCCTGTGTTGATCATGCTACACGGGCGGGGCGCCGATGAAAACGATTTAATCGGTCTCTCCGAATACCTCGATGAGCGATTATTCATCATCAGTGTTCAAGCACCTTTCCAGTTTGCTTATACCGGCGGTTTCACATGGTTCGATATTGAGGATATCGGCAAACCTGACCTTAAAATGTTCAACGAGAGTTATAAAAAATTATTGAAATTCATTGACGATGTGAAAAGCGGTTATCCGATCGATCCCGATAAAATCTTTTTATTCGGATTCAGCATGGGTACTATGATGGCTTATGCCGTTTCTCTTACACATCCTGAAATGATTAGAGGGGTAATTGCAAACAGCGGAATTATTCCCGAAGGATTGGATTTGGATTATAAATGGGAAAAAGTTAAAGAGAGACCTTATTTTGTGTCTCACGGTGTTCATGATTCGATAATTCCCGTGGCGTTCGCGAAACGTGCAAAAGTATTGTTAGAGAAATCGGAAGCTCAGGTCACGTATCGAGAGTATGAAATGGATCACCAGATCGATGAAGAGAGTCTGGCGGATATAATGAAATGGCTTGAGAGATATATTTAA
- a CDS encoding (Fe-S)-binding protein, translating to MEATLHTHLNDIYNKCLHCGLCLPTCPTYNIDLREESSPRGRIQLMYAVENKSIPLSDKFVNEIYYCLDCQACETACPAGVRYGELVEASRNVIGESNKDHYLLRIVKNIFLRGVLSSSARTKLFGRLLYWYAEIGLRNAIEESGILKIISPSFHEKHRLLPKADRNCFDESVNEIIHVQNGEKRGRIAFLSGCIMNISFTKIHQDAVRVLNLNGFEIVIPKKQVCCGSLHSHNGDLKEAKRLAKINIEVFEKYQFDYLVVDSAGCSAFMKEYGKFFADEPDYAERAKNLSYKIKEITEFLSEVGLSKIPEKYSATVTYHDACHLVHTQKISRQPRGLLQNIPGVKLIELSESSWCCGSAGIYNVVRYDDSMKILDRKMENIKSTGAAIVTTANPGCHLQLEYGIEKKGLKMEVLHPVSILSRAYAKTLDH from the coding sequence GTGGAAGCCACTCTTCATACGCATCTGAATGATATCTATAACAAATGTTTGCATTGCGGACTTTGTTTGCCTACATGTCCGACTTACAATATCGATCTTCGCGAAGAATCATCGCCGCGAGGAAGAATACAGCTGATGTATGCTGTTGAGAATAAATCAATCCCTCTTTCAGATAAATTCGTTAATGAAATATACTACTGCCTCGATTGCCAGGCATGCGAAACAGCGTGTCCGGCAGGTGTTCGGTATGGAGAACTTGTTGAGGCATCAAGAAACGTTATTGGTGAATCCAATAAAGATCATTATCTGCTAAGAATTGTTAAAAATATATTTCTACGTGGCGTACTGTCATCATCTGCCCGGACAAAACTATTCGGGAGACTTCTCTATTGGTACGCGGAGATTGGTTTGAGGAACGCCATTGAGGAATCGGGAATTCTAAAAATAATATCACCGTCATTTCATGAGAAACATCGATTATTACCGAAAGCCGATAGAAACTGTTTCGATGAATCGGTAAATGAAATTATCCATGTTCAAAACGGCGAGAAGCGGGGCAGAATAGCATTCCTTTCGGGCTGTATCATGAATATCTCATTCACAAAAATTCATCAAGACGCGGTTCGGGTTTTAAATCTTAATGGATTCGAAATTGTCATTCCTAAGAAACAGGTCTGCTGCGGTTCATTGCATTCTCACAACGGTGATCTCAAAGAAGCGAAACGATTGGCGAAAATAAATATTGAAGTATTTGAAAAATATCAATTCGATTATCTTGTTGTGGATTCTGCCGGTTGCAGTGCGTTTATGAAAGAGTATGGAAAATTCTTTGCTGATGAACCCGACTATGCCGAAAGGGCAAAAAATCTTTCATACAAAATAAAAGAAATTACCGAATTTCTCTCAGAGGTTGGTCTTTCAAAAATACCCGAAAAATATTCAGCCACCGTTACATACCACGATGCTTGTCATCTGGTTCATACTCAAAAAATAAGTCGGCAACCGCGCGGGTTATTGCAAAATATTCCGGGTGTAAAATTGATTGAATTGTCTGAATCATCGTGGTGCTGCGGATCAGCGGGGATATACAATGTGGTCCGCTATGATGATTCAATGAAAATATTGGATCGTAAAATGGAAAATATCAAATCAACCGGAGCCGCGATTGTAACTACCGCGAATCCCGGTTGCCACCTTCAGCTTGAATATGGAATAGAGAAAAAAGGTTTAAAAATGGAAGTATTACATCCGGTAAGCATTTTATCACGCGCCTATGCTAAAACTCTTGACCATTAA
- a CDS encoding (Fe-S)-binding protein: MMIKSIIFIVILISSFTLFTINVKRLLSYLKLGKPEDRSDNKWRRIKNVITIALGQKKLLREPFAGIMHFMIFWGFIVLLLAILETIGEGLYPDFNFSFLGVLYKPLCMLQDVMGLLVITSVAFALFRRYILRPKRLEVSGHAQFDATLILTMIVLIMISMFGQSAAQIAKSDTTIYSWKIISAQIALYFSGLPFEQQQSWYEIFWWMHILFVLSLMNYLPYSKHLHILSSIPNVYLAKLDNRASLKMLNLADETATKFGASDVEDLTWKQLLDGYTCTECGRCTASCPANITGKPLSPKKIIVDIKHRLLEKASLITKNDLKFADGQWKNNDSESVDDRILSKPLIDNYITEEELWSCTTCMACVQECPVQIEHIDSIMDLRRYLVLNESRFPKEMQVVFQNLERNFTPWAFSHSSRADWAEGLNVPLMASKEKVDVLFWVGCAGSYDERYKKVTKAFTRLMQIAGVNFAILGTEEKCNGDPARRAGNEYLAQMLINDNISTMAKYKFNKIVTTCPHCFNTMKNEYPQFGGNYEVIHHADFILSLIESGSLKLSKSTKAKITYHDSCYLGRYNNIYDAPRDLISAVPGLESIEMKRSGDKGFCCGAGGARMFMEETTGKRVNHERMEEALTLNPDVIGTACPFCMTMVSDGVKDKDASDKVFVKDVAELVLEAIENKDI, from the coding sequence ATAATGATTAAATCGATAATATTTATTGTTATACTTATCTCTTCTTTTACTCTTTTTACAATAAATGTAAAAAGATTGTTGTCGTACCTGAAACTCGGCAAACCGGAGGATAGATCCGATAATAAATGGCGGCGGATAAAAAATGTTATCACGATCGCGCTCGGACAAAAAAAACTTCTTCGTGAACCATTCGCTGGCATCATGCACTTCATGATATTTTGGGGATTCATTGTACTTCTACTTGCGATTCTTGAAACGATAGGTGAAGGATTATATCCGGATTTTAATTTCTCTTTTTTGGGCGTTTTATATAAACCGTTATGCATGCTGCAGGATGTTATGGGTTTGCTGGTCATAACATCGGTCGCATTCGCGTTGTTCAGAAGGTATATATTGCGTCCCAAAAGGTTGGAGGTTAGCGGGCATGCGCAATTTGATGCGACTTTGATATTGACGATGATTGTTTTAATAATGATATCGATGTTCGGACAAAGTGCCGCTCAGATCGCAAAGTCCGACACCACCATTTATTCCTGGAAAATTATATCGGCGCAAATCGCTTTGTATTTCTCCGGTCTTCCTTTTGAACAGCAGCAATCCTGGTACGAAATATTCTGGTGGATGCACATATTGTTTGTTTTGAGCTTGATGAATTATCTCCCTTATTCAAAACATCTTCATATACTATCATCAATTCCGAATGTTTACCTCGCTAAATTAGATAATAGAGCAAGCCTTAAAATGTTAAATCTTGCGGATGAAACTGCGACAAAGTTCGGCGCATCGGATGTTGAAGATTTAACATGGAAGCAATTACTTGATGGATACACATGCACTGAGTGCGGACGGTGCACCGCTTCCTGCCCTGCGAATATAACTGGTAAACCGCTTTCTCCTAAAAAAATAATTGTCGATATAAAGCATCGGCTACTTGAAAAAGCATCGTTGATTACAAAAAACGATCTGAAATTCGCGGATGGACAATGGAAGAATAATGATAGTGAATCGGTTGATGATAGAATTCTCAGTAAGCCGCTAATTGATAATTATATCACGGAGGAGGAATTATGGTCTTGCACTACCTGCATGGCATGTGTTCAAGAGTGCCCGGTTCAAATAGAGCATATTGATTCTATTATGGATTTGAGAAGATACCTGGTGCTCAATGAGTCACGGTTTCCGAAAGAGATGCAAGTTGTTTTTCAAAATCTCGAACGGAATTTTACGCCATGGGCATTCAGTCATTCTTCCCGCGCCGATTGGGCAGAAGGGTTGAATGTTCCACTCATGGCATCCAAAGAAAAAGTTGATGTTTTGTTTTGGGTTGGATGTGCAGGTTCGTACGATGAACGATACAAGAAAGTTACCAAAGCATTTACCAGACTGATGCAGATCGCGGGAGTCAATTTTGCGATCCTCGGCACCGAAGAAAAATGTAATGGCGATCCGGCACGCCGCGCGGGTAACGAATACCTTGCACAGATGCTCATTAACGATAATATTTCGACGATGGCAAAATATAAATTCAATAAAATTGTAACAACTTGTCCGCATTGTTTCAATACAATGAAGAATGAGTATCCACAGTTCGGTGGTAATTATGAGGTGATTCATCATGCAGATTTTATTTTGAGTTTAATCGAATCCGGTTCGTTGAAATTATCAAAATCAACAAAAGCGAAAATCACTTATCACGATTCATGCTATCTCGGTCGGTATAATAACATTTATGATGCCCCGCGTGATTTGATCTCTGCCGTTCCGGGATTGGAATCAATTGAAATGAAGAGATCGGGTGATAAAGGATTTTGCTGCGGTGCCGGTGGGGCTCGAATGTTCATGGAAGAAACAACCGGTAAGCGTGTCAACCATGAACGAATGGAAGAAGCACTCACCCTCAATCCTGATGTGATAGGCACTGCCTGTCCCTTCTGCATGACGATGGTGAGTGATGGCGTTAAAGATAAAGATGCCTCTGATAAAGTATTCGTGAAAGATGTTGCTGAATTGGTTCTGGAAGCTATTGAAAATAAAGATATATGA
- a CDS encoding OmpA family protein, with the protein MKLFKTLLILILMLGTTGFAQEQLRSQLFSNVEELMNKARAQNGELFAPSNFSKAMKYYAEANDYYRRGKSLEDIRESIKNGEAYFTKVLDLCRLGEATFSSVTAARTDADSAGARKHATELWEKGEKYFQSAGEELESGSLTDAKEGGRRAEESYRTSELEAIKANYLSPARALLTKADEMDVKKNAQKTLQNAWRLARQVEGLLKNNRYDTDEARQLAQEAKIEAAHSIYLDRTIEQYKTGEKTFEDVLLMAEAEMKKVAVSLGVNVHFDNGLSGAVAEIQQAIKERDLKSSGDAEALRLANETVKQKNAEIENIKKQNDLMVQRLGTLSDAEKKLQDEGKELQRKLALKHEQEETVKSLLSLFNEQEANIVREGDNIIIRMYGLTFGVAKSSIESEFYPLLAKLQQAIRKFPGSRVTIEGHTDSQGSDDANQSLSEKRANAIAEYIMANMSVDPPINSNGYGESRPIASNDTPEGRTKNRRIDVVIVPQWK; encoded by the coding sequence ATGAAGCTTTTTAAAACTTTGTTAATATTGATATTGATGCTGGGAACGACAGGATTTGCGCAAGAGCAGTTGCGCTCTCAATTATTCTCAAATGTGGAAGAGTTAATGAATAAAGCCCGGGCGCAGAATGGTGAACTGTTTGCTCCGTCCAATTTCTCGAAGGCGATGAAATATTATGCCGAGGCGAACGATTATTACAGGCGCGGAAAAAGTCTGGAAGATATAAGAGAGAGCATAAAAAACGGAGAGGCATATTTCACGAAGGTTCTTGATCTATGCAGATTGGGAGAGGCGACTTTCAGTTCGGTGACTGCGGCTCGTACAGATGCGGATAGTGCCGGAGCTCGCAAACATGCAACCGAGTTGTGGGAAAAGGGTGAAAAATATTTTCAATCCGCAGGTGAGGAGTTGGAAAGCGGATCACTTACCGATGCTAAGGAAGGAGGCAGGAGAGCAGAAGAAAGTTACAGAACTTCCGAGCTTGAAGCTATCAAAGCGAATTATCTATCTCCCGCACGCGCCCTGCTTACGAAGGCAGATGAAATGGATGTGAAAAAAAACGCGCAAAAAACATTACAGAATGCCTGGCGTTTAGCGCGGCAAGTTGAAGGATTACTGAAAAATAACCGGTACGATACCGATGAAGCGCGGCAACTCGCTCAGGAAGCCAAGATTGAAGCGGCTCATTCTATATATTTAGATCGCACGATTGAACAATATAAAACGGGTGAGAAAACATTTGAAGATGTTCTATTGATGGCTGAAGCTGAGATGAAAAAAGTTGCCGTGTCGTTAGGAGTCAATGTCCATTTCGATAATGGACTTTCCGGTGCGGTCGCCGAGATTCAGCAAGCTATAAAAGAACGAGATTTAAAATCATCAGGCGACGCCGAAGCGTTACGGTTGGCTAATGAAACGGTAAAACAGAAAAATGCCGAGATTGAAAACATTAAGAAACAAAATGATCTCATGGTCCAGAGATTGGGAACATTGAGTGACGCGGAAAAGAAATTGCAGGATGAAGGAAAAGAACTGCAACGCAAATTGGCTCTCAAGCATGAACAGGAAGAAACCGTTAAGAGCTTACTCTCATTGTTCAATGAACAGGAGGCGAATATTGTACGTGAGGGAGATAATATAATCATTCGAATGTACGGATTGACATTCGGTGTTGCCAAGAGTTCTATCGAATCAGAATTTTATCCTCTCCTTGCTAAACTTCAACAAGCTATAAGGAAATTTCCGGGAAGTCGGGTAACCATAGAAGGGCATACCGACTCTCAGGGCAGCGACGATGCGAACCAATCATTGTCAGAGAAACGCGCAAATGCAATCGCGGAATATATAATGGCAAATATGAGCGTCGATCCCCCGATCAATTCGAATGGTTATGGCGAGAGCCGACCCATTGCCAGCAACGATACACCTGAAGGACGAACAAAGAACAGACGAATCGATGTTGTCATCGTTCCTCAATGGAAATAA
- a CDS encoding rhomboid family intramembrane serine protease, whose protein sequence is MIPLRDTNPSRTVPIVNYILIAANLIIFLFELSLDADLGNFIYNYGVVPATIMNDFKMMSIGVGSIFPFFSSMFLHGGWMHLIGNMLFLYIFGDNIEDKFGHIRYFIFYILAGVSAAVMQTIIFPDSTTPMVGASGAIAGVLGAYVFLFPGAKIVTLIPIFFFFQIVELPAFLFLGIWFAMQIFSGLFSLGIGADAGGVAWWAHIGGFLAGVIMLPFFRKRS, encoded by the coding sequence ATGATCCCACTCCGCGACACCAATCCATCACGTACAGTCCCGATAGTGAATTACATCTTGATCGCGGCTAATCTGATTATATTTCTTTTTGAATTATCACTTGATGCTGATTTGGGGAATTTCATTTATAATTATGGAGTCGTTCCTGCAACAATCATGAACGATTTCAAGATGATGTCTATCGGGGTTGGCTCAATATTTCCCTTCTTTAGCTCGATGTTTCTTCATGGTGGATGGATGCACTTGATTGGAAACATGTTATTCCTTTATATCTTCGGAGATAATATCGAAGATAAATTCGGACATATCAGGTATTTCATTTTTTATATTCTTGCAGGTGTTAGCGCTGCTGTAATGCAAACAATCATATTCCCTGATTCGACAACTCCAATGGTGGGGGCGAGCGGCGCAATCGCTGGTGTTCTTGGAGCGTACGTTTTCCTATTTCCAGGCGCAAAAATTGTAACACTCATTCCGATCTTCTTCTTTTTTCAAATCGTTGAATTACCCGCGTTCCTTTTTTTGGGGATATGGTTTGCAATGCAAATATTCAGCGGTTTATTTTCACTCGGTATAGGCGCTGATGCAGGCGGTGTTGCATGGTGGGCACACATCGGCGGATTTCTAGCCGGTGTAATAATGCTGCCGTTTTTTAGAAAGAGATCGTGA
- a CDS encoding FAD-binding protein: protein MLKSSAVKKLRELIGNENILDSMESRTAYSYDSSPIAARIPDLILRPNTAEEISKIITLANEEKLSIIPRGSGTGLSGGTVPMENSIVLLTNHWNRIIEIDEENLSVWVEPGVITAVLQQEVEKYGFIYPPDPGSSSISTLGGNVAENAGGLRGLKYGVTKNYVLGLEVVLPTGEILRTGGKSVKDVAGYNLKDILVGSEGTLGIFTKILLKIVPKPETSRTILAFFPSMDDAAKTVSAIIGAKITPSMLEFLDNTTIRCVEDYTHIGLPVDTAAILLIEVDGRQTAVEDDAKLIYEICRNNNAFTIKTAESEQESIKLKSARRSAFASLARATPNTMSEDIAVPRSLIAELISRISEVGKKNNVRIGTFGHAGDGNLHPNYMTDKRDKAAFAMAEKSIIEVEEAAIELGGTITGEHGVGLYKKRLLEKMVGSPSLTMMKTLKQMIDPNNVLNPGKIFDLKPKCEGTLPTYRDQIKKFEDVAWI, encoded by the coding sequence ATGTTAAAATCATCTGCTGTTAAAAAACTGCGTGAACTGATCGGGAATGAAAACATTCTCGATTCAATGGAAAGCCGGACAGCGTATTCGTATGATTCTTCTCCCATTGCGGCGAGAATTCCTGACTTAATATTGCGACCAAACACAGCGGAGGAAATATCTAAGATCATAACGCTTGCGAACGAAGAGAAGTTATCGATAATTCCCAGGGGTTCAGGTACCGGCTTAAGCGGGGGTACAGTGCCTATGGAAAATTCAATAGTTCTGCTGACAAATCATTGGAATCGCATCATAGAAATTGATGAAGAAAATCTGAGTGTTTGGGTAGAGCCGGGAGTTATTACCGCCGTTCTTCAGCAGGAAGTTGAGAAATATGGATTTATTTATCCGCCCGATCCGGGAAGCTCAAGCATCTCTACACTAGGCGGAAATGTTGCCGAGAATGCCGGTGGTTTACGCGGTTTGAAGTATGGTGTAACAAAAAATTATGTTCTCGGACTTGAAGTTGTTTTACCTACCGGTGAAATATTGCGAACTGGCGGCAAGTCTGTAAAAGATGTCGCGGGATATAACTTGAAAGATATTCTTGTCGGATCGGAAGGCACGCTTGGTATATTCACAAAAATATTATTGAAGATTGTTCCAAAACCAGAAACATCCCGAACCATTCTTGCCTTTTTCCCGTCGATGGATGATGCGGCAAAGACAGTTTCTGCAATTATTGGCGCCAAGATTACACCTTCCATGCTTGAATTTCTTGATAATACAACAATACGATGCGTGGAAGATTACACTCACATTGGTTTGCCTGTAGACACAGCAGCGATTTTGTTAATTGAGGTGGATGGCAGACAAACTGCTGTTGAAGATGATGCAAAATTGATCTATGAGATATGCAGGAATAATAATGCTTTTACAATCAAAACTGCCGAGAGCGAGCAGGAATCTATAAAGTTAAAATCTGCGCGTCGCTCTGCATTTGCATCGCTTGCAAGAGCTACACCGAACACGATGTCGGAAGATATTGCAGTGCCGCGTTCTCTAATTGCTGAATTGATTTCTCGTATTAGCGAAGTTGGGAAGAAAAATAATGTTCGCATCGGCACATTCGGTCATGCGGGTGATGGTAATCTTCATCCTAATTATATGACTGACAAGAGAGATAAGGCAGCATTCGCAATGGCTGAAAAATCGATAATAGAAGTTGAAGAAGCCGCAATTGAATTGGGAGGAACAATAACTGGTGAGCATGGCGTTGGTTTATATAAGAAACGACTTTTAGAAAAAATGGTAGGTTCACCATCGCTGACTATGATGAAAACTCTGAAGCAGATGATAGATCCAAACAATGTTCTTAATCCCGGTAAAATATTTGACCTGAAACCGAAGTGCGAAGGAACATTGCCAACATATAGAGATCAAATAAAGAAATTCGAAGATGTAGCGTGGATTTAA